One window of the Cryptococcus gattii WM276 chromosome E, complete sequence genome contains the following:
- a CDS encoding uncharacterized protein (Similar to TIGR gene model, INSD accession AAW43463.1), translating into MASLTPPLALSSSTPPPPASRNIPTDFRSSLSAWWSTSSFKETRIAEERLLRRLAMYEPTPAPAMAPPLRATAAVGVHEQGGAKSWFGFARGSSGSTISLPNQIIAAQDKEPQPRQQVSSNSASAASSSGLVAALRNVFITTPNPADAPAHPADPRDLPPPSGHDPQHEEKKSHRHISRHCKNDESKLKDYINTLEISTPANKDSKEGVVVLHGYAAALGFFFRNWESIATSSAATSRRTFFLDWLGMGLSSRPSPSLLSPPSNAPIPSRVARAEHFFLASLENWRQSVGLEKMVLVGHSLGGYLASAYAVRYPERVSSLILVSPAGIPRGPEYVRYPLTAELSSQTQAERLRREGSETSQELEGAVDAAEMELGTGPAVGGDGKEGAKGEAKEWAKRREESVVRRGMMKFFVWGWERGLSPFSILRTAGPFGPLWVGKYSSRRFAKQTEEDVRDLHAYIYGTSVMKGSGEYCISHILAPGAYARIPILDRIDRLKVPVTFMYGDNDWMDVQGGHDSAAALAKAGNNNCSVHVVPDAGHHLYLDNPEVSNKLLDEAIRAVPKAL; encoded by the exons ATGGCCTCCCTCACCCCTCCACTTGCGTTgtcctcctccacccctCCCCCGCCGGCTTCACGAAACATCCCTACAGACTTCCGGTCCTCCCTCTCAGCATGGTGGTCCACATCCTCTTTCAAAGAGACCCGTATCGCTGAAGAAAGGTTGCTCAGACGACTCGCCATGTATGAACCCACCCCAGCTCCGGCCATGGCTCCACCTCTACGAGCTACGGCGGCGGTCGGTGTGCACGAGCAGGGAGGAGCCAAGTCGTGGTTTGGTTTTGCGAGGGGCAGTAGTGGCAGTACTATCAGTCTCCCAAATCAAATTATCGCTGCGCAAGACAAGGAGCCTCAGCCTCGGCAGCAAGTCTCCTCAAATTCTGCTTCCgctgcctcttcttcaggCTTGGTGGCCGCCCTTCGAAACGTATTCATCACCACTCCCAACCCTGCCGATGCTCCCGCTCACCCCGCCGACCCCCGAGATCTTCCGCCTCCTTCGGGCCATGATCCTCAGCACGAAGAAAAGAAATCCCATCGCCACATATCGAGACACTGCAAAAACGACGAGAGTAAGCTGAAGGATTATATCAATACACTCGAAATCAGTACGCCAGCGAACAAGGATTCCAAAGAAGGCGTCGTCGTATTGCACGGATATGCGGCTGCTCTCGG GTTCTTCTTCCGGAACTGGGAATCCATCGCCACATCGTCCGCCGCCACCTCCCGCCGTACATTCTTCCTCGACTGGCTCGGTATGGGCCTCTCCTCCCGTCCATCcccttccctcctctctccGCCCTCCAACGCGCCCATCCCATCCCGCGTCGCCCGCGCCGAACACTTTTTCCTCGCCAGCTTGGAAAACTGGCGACAAAGCGTCGGGCTCGAGAAAATGGTACTGGTCGGCCATTCGCTGGGCGGTTACCTGGCGAGTGCGTACGCGGTGAGGTACCCCGAACGCGTTTCCAGTTTGATACTCGTTTCCCCGGCGGGGATACCACGTGGCCCAGAGTACGTCCGGTACCCGTTAACTGCCGAACTGTCCTCCCAGACCCAAGCTGAAAGGCTCAGGAGGGAAGGGAGCGAGACGAGCCAAGAATTGGAAGGAGCGGTAGACGCAGCGGAGATGGAGCTCGGTACAGGTCCTGCCGTCGGTGGGGatgggaaagaaggagcGAAAGGAGAAGCGAAAGAATGGGCAAAACGGCGCGAAGAGTCGGTCGTCCGACGAGGCATGATGAAAT TCTTCGTATGGGGCTGGGAACGAGGCCTCTCCCCATTCTCTATCCTCCGCACAGCAGGTCCTTTCGGTCCCTTGTGGGTAGGCAAATACAGTTCTCGCCGATTCGCAAAGCAGACAGAAGAGGATGTACGGGATTTACATGCTTATATCTATGGGACGAGCGTGATGAAGGGGAGTGGAGAGTATTGTATTT CACATATACTCGCTCCGGGAGCCTACGCCCGGATTCCCATCTTGGACCGTATCGACCGTCTCAAAGTGCCCGTCACATTCATGT ACGGCGACAATGACTGGATGGACGTACAAGGCGGCCACGATTCAGCCGCCGCACTGGCCAAAGCGGGCAACAACAACTGTTCAGTCCATGTCGTGCCCGACGCAGGACATCATCTTTATTTGGATAACCCCGAAGTGAGCAACAAGTTGTTGGATGAGGCGATCAGGGCAGTGCCAAAGGCTCTCTAG
- a CDS encoding Hypothetical protein (Similar to SGTC gene model, INSD accession EAL20686.1; CNBE0510): MSRPLSSTFTPHPAEASLPPLRTSAPRNPTPATPVKPSPELNHLHPDVSAGTTAVDSHINTNVNGQGHGQEQGNGTSTGFSVLRTQPGGSGLEDWEAEYERQKNRAWEEKVKADLQGWRGGHGTPRSSYPQSALPPMSYFHQPVTGEIGKHLPKEMVRIERDWSGGEMCQFETIFPLELEGRVQPSQLFSFLNAINVKFVEAYAMTPNSIDNLIALATLWTSLLWKTSHFEKKLKEVERLIEDANRETFNKVGLNVLSPRDVALQFLLIEVVLTVAAGD, encoded by the exons ATGTCCCGCCCACTCTCCTCCACTTTCACACCCCATCCAGCGGAGGCTTCCCTCCCGCCGCTCCGGACCTCTGCACCTCGCAACCCTACTCCTGCGACGCCTGTCAAGCCATCCCCGGAATTaaatcatcttcatcctgATGTCAGTGCCGGCACAACGGCTGTTGATTCCCATATCAACACCAATGTCAACGGGCAGGGACACGGACAAGAACAAGGAAACGGTACAAGCACAGGCTTTAGCGTCCTGAGAACCCAACCGGGCGGTAGTGGGCTTGAGGATTGGGAAGCAGAGTATGAGAGGCAAAAGAATCGGGCATGGGAGGAAAAGGTGAAGGCTGATCTGCAAGGTTGGAGAGGTGGCCATGG GACTCCACGATCATCGTACCCTCAGTCAGCACTCCCGCCCATGTCGTATTTCCACCAACCCGTCACTGGAGAAATTGGGAAACATCTTCCAAAGGAGATGGTGAGGATTGAAAGAGATTGGAGTGGCGGAGAAATGTGCCA ATTCGAAACCATCTTCCCGCTGGAATTAGAAGGCCGTGTCCAGCCTTCCCAGCTattctccttcctcaaTGCCATCAACGTCAAGTTCGTAGAAGCTTACGCCATGACACCCAATAGCATTGATAATCTCATTGCTCTGGCCACCCTCTGGACGAGTTTGTTATGGAAAACAAGCCATTTTGAGAAGAAACTAAAAGAGGTGGAAAGGCTGATTGAGGATGCGAATAGGGAGACGTTTAACAAGGTAGGGTTGAATGTGTTGTCCCCGAGAGATGTAGCTTTGCAGTTT TTGCTGATAGAAGTTGTCTTGACCGTTGCAGCTGGAGATTGA
- a CDS encoding Glutathione peroxidase, putative (Similar to TIGR gene model, INSD accession AAW43465.1): protein MTFFDSIASKFGYESIPADVANKSFYDLKAKLPGNKGDLDFSTLKGKAVLIVNTASKCGFTPQYNGLEELHKTYGDKGLVVLGFPSNEFGGQEPGSDDDIAQFCTLNHGVTFPLMKKSEVNGKNMNEVFAWLKSQRGEHVGGVAGTTAIKWNFTKFLIDKEGRCVGRYGSSTKPEKLKDEIEKLLA from the exons ATGACCTTTTTCGACAGCATCGCTTCCAAGTTCGGTTATGAATCCATCCCGGCAGACGTTGCCAACAAGAGCTTCTATGATTTGAAAGCCAAATTGCCCGGGAACAAGGGTGACCTGGACTTT TCCACTTTGAAAGGCAAGGCTGTCTTGATCGTCAACACTGCTTCCAAATG TGGTTTCACTCCTCAGTACAACGGTCTTGAAGAGCTTCACAAGACTTACGGGGACAAGGGTCTTGTTGTCCTCGGTTTCCCTTCCAACGAATTTGGAGGACAAGAGCCTGGCTCTGATGATGATATCGCCCAATTTTGTACC CTCAACCATGGCGTCACTTTCCCTCTTATGAAGAAGTCCGAAGTGAACGGGAAGAACATGAACGAGGTCTTTGCCTGGTTGAAGTCTCAGAGGGGAGAGCATGTTGGCGGTGTTGCCGGGACCACTGCTATCAAGTG GAACTTTACCAAATTCCTTATCGACAAGGAGGGCAGATGTGTTGGCCGATATGGCTCTTCCACTAAGCCAGAGAAGCTCAAGGACGAAATCGAGAAGCTTCTCGCGTAA
- a CDS encoding ATP-dependent rRNA helicase RRP3 (Similar to TIGR gene model, INSD accession AAW43858.1): MSAEELAASPKLSKEEKKARKEAKKLKKAEKAAEKAGVQEDVAAEEVKEEVDQEEDESRATSVTVTEEPPKKKKKSKDTESSETPISTATPTESETPALSKKQQKKLAKASAAAAATSSAAAIPAPTVPTTFTTEHNSFLTSNNITLTPSIFPPLLSIRDLPINSKLQPFLNKFEKPTPIQACSWPALLRKKDVVGIAETGSGKTLAFGVPGINLLSQLPPVTGSKKGRGQVPGQIQMLVLAPTRELAQQSHEHLLAFGEQVGLKSVCIFGGVGKDGQAKELSQREARVVVGTPGRTLDLADSGELDLSSVSYLVLDEADRMLDAGFENDIRRIIAHTPGHKEGRQTVMFSATWPESVRRLASTFLNDPLRITVGSDELSANKRIEQVVEVLDNPRDKDFRLTHHLRAHLKAHPNSKASPTRILVFALYKKEAQRLEYTIRRAGYAVGALHGDMTQEARFKALEAFKTGQQNVLVATDVAARGLDIPDVGLVINVTFPLTTEDFVHRCGRTGRAGKTGKAVTFFTGENHEKSLAGEFMRVLRDVGAEIPKEMDRFPTTIKKKEHGSYGAFYKDTANAPAPTKITFD; this comes from the exons ATGTCTGCCGAAGAGCTCGCTGCCAGCCCCAAGTTAAGtaaggaagagaaaaaggcTCGTAAGGAGGCAAAGAAGCTCAAGAAGGCAGAGAAGGCTGCCGAGAAGGCTGGTGTCCAGGAAGATGTTGCGGCTGAGGAAGTGAAGGAGGAG gtcgatcaggaagaggacgagaGCCGCGCCACCTCTGTTACCGTTACCGAAGAGCCTcccaagaagaagaagaagtcCAAGGACACCGAGTCTTCCGAGACGCCTATCTCTACCGCGACTCCTACCGAGTCTGAAACCCCCGCTTTGTCTAAGAAACAGCAAAAGAAGCTTGCCAAGGCCTctgccgccgccgccgccaCCTCATCTGCCGCTGCCATCCCTGCCCCTACCGTCCCCACCACTTTCACCACGGAACACAACTCCTTCCTCACCTCGAACAACATCACCCTCACCCCTTCCAttttccctcctcttctctccatccGCGATCTGCCAATCAACTCCAAACTTCAACCTTTCCTTAACAAATTCGAGAAACCAACCCCTATCCAAGCATGTTCATGGCCTGCATTGTTGCGTAAGAAAGATGTGGTCGGTATTGCTGAGACTGGATCAGGTAAGACCTTGGCGTTTGGTGTCCCTGGGATCAATCTCCTCTCCCAGCTGCCGCCTGTGACGGGCTCTaagaagggaagaggtCAAGTGCCAGGACAGATCCAGATGCTCGTTCTCGCCCCGACGAGAGAGTTGGCGCAACAATCGCACGAGCATCTTTTGGCATTTGGGGAGCAAGTGGGGTTGAAGAGTGTCTGTATCTTTGGTGGTGTGGGGAAGGACGGGCAGGCGAAAGAGTTGAGTCAGAGAGAGGCGAGGGTGGTCGTTGGGACTCCTGGGAGGACTTTGGATCTTGCTGATTCCGGAGAGCTGGACCTTTCCAG TGTGTCGTACCTTGTGTTGGACGAAGCCGACAGAATGCTTGATGCTGGTTTCGAGAATGACATCCGCCGAATTATTGCACACACCCCTGGTCACAAGGAAGGTAGACAAACTGTCATGT TCTCCGCTACCTGGCCCGAGAGCGTGAGGCGACTTGCGAGCACCTTTTTGAATGACCCTTTGCGTATTACTGTCGGTAGTGATGAGCTTTCTGCGAACAAGAGGATCGAACAGGTCGTCGAGGTTCTTGACAATCCTCGTGACAAGGA CTTCCGACTTACCCACCATCTTAGAGCCCACCTTAAAGCTCATCCCAACTCCAAAGCCTCGCCCACCCGTATTCTCGTCTTTGCCCTGTACAAAAAAGAAGCTCAGCGGCTTGAATACACCATTCGCCGAGCCGGCTACGCCGTCGGCGCTCTCCATGGCGATATGACTCAAGAAGCCCGATTCAAAGCTCTTGAAGCATTCAAGACTGGCCAGCAAAACGTCTTGGTCGCAACTGACGTCGCGGCGCGAGGTTTGGATATCCCTGATGTCGGGTTGGTCATTAATGTGACTTTCCCCTTGACAACAGAGGACTTTGTGCATAGATGTGGGCGTACGGGTCGAGCGGGCAAGACCGGCAAGGCAGTGACGTTCTTCACGGGTGAGAACCATGAGAAATCTTTGGCGGGTGAGTTTATGAGGGTGTTGAGGGATGTCGGTGCGGAGATCCCCAAGGAGATGGATAGATTCCCTACTACcatcaagaagaagg AACATGGATCATACGGTGCTTTTTACAAGGACACCGCGAATGCTCCTGCGCCCACCAAGATTACTTTTGACTAA
- a CDS encoding Hypothetical protein (Similar to TIGR gene model, INSD accession AAW43467.1; CNE00600) codes for MSPDATYASTHAHPSHIDIPPVSGDPQIAEDDLVITPDDGFTPSAAKPPPTRGILKNPLSNFIGSDGERIAGEHLQWDEANIALTEVQKDSLMKIDEPKTPFVRYDAINDRVLPNDIDVPSFDLENDKAPRSPTAPLSPRNSVGLSPDQVAQNTFMNSQPPRRPSSSTSTSSRSPSFSLPTKDHPVRPGSSSPRTSTGSIHSANGSVNGLELGATAANTAANSGEVFSDSEEEMDEETKARHKEFEKKRNNHYSKEAAFAMRKAKELLQKEEEEGGDDDDEENAKETMDLDE; via the exons ATGTCGCCCGACGCAACCTACGCATCTACACACGCCCATCCTTCTCATATCGACATCCCTCCAGTCTCAGGGGACCCACAAATCGCTGAGGACGACCTTGTCATTACTCCCGATGACGGCTTTACCCCGAGTGCGGCCAAACCACCGCCTACGAGAGGTATATTGAAGAATCCATTAAGCAATTTTATTGGGTCTGATGGCGAGCGGATTGCTGGCGAGCA TTTGCAATGGGATGAGGCGAATATTGCCTTGACGGAGGTTCAGAAGGATTCTCTCAT GAAAATCGATGAACCAAAGACACCATTCGTACGATATGATGCCATAAACGATCGAGTTCTTCCGAACG ACATCGATGTTCCCAGCTTCGACTTGGAAAACGACAAGGCTCCTCGATCACCTACTGCCCCACTGAGTCCTCGAAACAGTGTCGGTCTCAGCCCAGACCAAGTCGCTCAAAACACATTTATGAACTCTCAACCACCTCGTCgtccatcatcatccaccTCTACTTCCTCGCGCTCTCCGTCCTTCTCGCTCCCTACTAAAGATCATCCCGTTCGACCGGGATCATCTTCCCCACGCACTTCAACGGGATCGATTCACAGTGCTAACGGCAGTGTCAATGGGTTGGAGCTGGGTGCAACAGCCGCGAACACGGCAGCCAACAGTGGAGAAGTGTTTTCGGATTccgaagaagagatggacGAGGAGACGAAAGCGAGGCATAAGGAGTttgaaaagaagaggaatAATCATTATTCCAAGGAGGCGGCGTTTGCTATGAGGAAGGCAAAGGAGCTGCTTCaaaaagaggaggaagagggaggagacgacgacgacgagGAGAATGCGAAAGAAACGATGGATCTGGATGAGTAG
- a CDS encoding ER-associated protein catabolism-related protein, putative (Similar to TIGR gene model, INSD accession AAW43469.1) has product MRPQNVAGVAGTGALIMAAGALADRAVFHPTSLTAPFIEQFLESIPESRWTVSRATKQTPVGDEIFSYVGQWEIEEPEVYPGISGDKGLVLKTKAAHHAISTLFDEPIDPKGKSLVVQYEVKLQKGLECGGAYIKLLTDQQDEGLRAGEDYTDKTPFTIMFGPDKCGSTNKVHFIFRHKNPLTGEWEEKHLKNPPAPKITKTTALYTLITNPDQTFEILINDESVRKGSLLEDFDPPVNPPKEIDDPEDFKPETWVDEAEIDDVTATKPDDWDEDAPIMITDTSAVKPEDWLEEEPETIPDPEAEKPEEWDDEEDGDWIPPMVPNPKCEDVSGCGPWTAPKIRNPAYKQGKWTVPKIPNPDYKGPWAPRKIANPAFFEDLHPSDFTKIGGVGIELWTMTEDILFDNLYIGHDAAQAKKFAEETYHVKKPIEKEAEGSNEEELEEPSSLVDKVQLKVYEFLHLATLDISQAVKQMPEVAAGLAAAVFTLLGMLLALFGFIGSAPTKVKQTSVKTKSVAPVAPAGEEEKKALDQAGVEVPAAEGSKKRVTRSTKE; this is encoded by the exons ATGCGTCCTCAGAACGTTGCTGGAGTAGCTGGTACCGGCGCCCTCATTATGGCTGCTGGTGCCCTTGCAGACAGGGCTGTCTTCCAC CCCACCTCTCTCACCGCGCCCTTCATTGAGCAATTCCTCGAGTCTATCCCTGAATCTCGATGGACCGTCTCTCGAGCTACTAAACAGACTCCCGTTGGCGACGAGATCTTCTCTTATGTCGGTCAATGGGAGATTGAGGAACCCGAGGTTTATCCCGGTATTTCTGGTGACAAGGGTCTCGTTTTGA AGACCAAGGCCGCTCACCATGCCATCTCTACTCTTTTCGACGAACCCATTGACCCCAAGGGCAAGTCTCTCGTCGTTCAGTACGAGGTCAAGCTCCAAAAGGGTCTCGAGTGCGGTGGTGCTTATATCAAGTTGCTGACCGACCAGCAAGACGAAGGTCTTCGTGCTGGTGAGGATTACACTGACAAG ACCCCCTTCACCATCATGTTCGGTCCCGACAAGTGTGGTTCCACCAACAAGGTTCACTTCATCTTCCGACACAAGAACCCTCTCACCGGTgaatgggaagagaagCACTTGAAGAACCCTCCTGCCCCTAAGATCACCAAGACCACCGCCCTTTACACTTTAATCACCAA CCCTGATCAGACCTTTGAGATTCTCATCAACGACGAGTCCGTCAGGAAGGGTAGCTTGTTGGAAGACTTTGACCCTCCCGTCAACCCTCCCAAGGAGATTGATGACCCCGAGGACTTCAAGCCCGAAACTTGGGTCGATGAAGCTGAAATTGACGACGTCACTGCTACTAAGCCTGACGACTGGGATGAGGATGCTCCTATCATGATCACCGATACGTCTGCCGTCAAGCCCGAGGACTGGCTCGAGGAGGAGCCCGAGACCATTCCTGACCCCGAGGCTGAGAAGCCCGAGGAGTGGGAC GACGAGGAAGACGGCGACTGGATCCCCCCTATGGTCCCGAACCCGAAGTGTGAGGACGTCTCCGGCTGCGGTCCGTGGACTGCCCCTAAGATCAGGAACCCCGCCTACAAG CAGGGCAAATGGACTGTCCCCAAGATCCCCAACCCTGACTACAAGGGCCCCTGGGCTCCTCGAAAGATTGCCAACCCCGCTTTCTTTGAGGATCTTCACCCCTCCGACTTTACCAAGATTGGCGGTGTCGGTATCGAGCTCTGGACCATGACTGAGGACATCCTCT TCGACAATTTGTACATTGGCCATGACGCTGCTCAGGCCAAGAAGTTTGCTGAGGAGACTTATCACGTCAAGAAGCCTATTGAGAAGGAGGCCGAAGGCTCTAATGAGGAGGAATTGGAAgagccttcttctcttgttGACAAGGTTCAGCTCAAGGTTTACGAATTCCTTC ACCTCGCCACCTTGGACATTTCCCAAGCCGTCAAGCAGATGCCCGAAGTCGCCGCCGGTCTCGCCGCGGCGGTCTTCACCCTCCTCGGTATGCTTCTCGCCCTCTTTGGCTTTATCGGTTCTGCCCCTACCAAGGTCAAGCAGACTAGCGTGAAGACTAAGTCTGTGGCTCCTGTTGCTCCTGCgggtgaggaggagaagaaggctcTCGACCAGGCCGGTGTGGAGGTTCCTGCTGCTGAGGGCtcgaagaagagggttACCAGGTCTACAAAGGAATAA